From Tachypleus tridentatus isolate NWPU-2018 chromosome 8, ASM421037v1, whole genome shotgun sequence, a single genomic window includes:
- the LOC143223999 gene encoding uncharacterized protein LOC143223999 has protein sequence MSNLKKICIIGGGSSGLTSIKACLEEGLKPICFEKTDKIGGLWRYRDDDTDGLASVMKSTIINSSKEMSAYSDFPPPKEFPNYMHNSYMIRYIEMYAEEFDLVRHIHFRHEILKVEENHDFDETGRWKVTIRNIEEDRSFEDVFDGVMVCTGHHVFPHIPSFPGMEKFKGKILHTHSYKKPDGFSDKKVVVVGIGNSGGDVAVELSQIADKVYLSTRRGCWIIHRVGPNGSPFDAAFLRRYWNMIWQSIPFTLLCYFAERYINKRFNHETYNIKPDHRIFGQHPMVNDALPNRILSGTVIMKGNIKEFTQNGVIFEGEEKEHEVDVVILATGYNIKFPFVDENIFSFKNNEVDLYKYVVSPKLKHPSLAFIALAQTVGALLPVGEIQARWFALLMTKKVKLPSVEEMISDIQKKRDDIAKKYFESSRNTIQVEWIPYMDEISSIINAKPRLLHLLLTDPVLVWCCIFEPCLPYQYRLNGPHSWAGARNAIMTYEDRVIGALKTRNSSKTKEPGQYSGMWKFLNIILYLILTLFVIYMIFYLWYRPRHLRKMDMNKKICIIGGGSSGLTSIKACLEEGLKPICFEKTDKIGGLWRYRDDDTDGLASVMKSTIINSSKEMSAYSDFPPPKEFPNYMHNSYMIRYIEMYAEEFDLVRHIHFRHEILKVEENHDFDETGRWKVTIRNIEEDRSFEDVFDGVMVCTGHHVFPHIPSFPGMEKFKGKILHTHSYKKPDGFGDKKVVVVGIGNSGGDVAVELSQIADKVFLSTRSGSWIIQRVGPKGKPFDDRYLRRSWNVIWLHGPYKLMNYLTERHLNKKFDHAAYCLKPKHRIFEQHPMINDALPNRILSGTVIIKSDIKEFTENGVIFEGEKKEQEVDVVILATGYKIEFPFLDSKILSVQNNKVELYKFVIPPYLKHHSLGIIALTQPVGSLLPIGEIQARWFALLMANKIHLPPLDQMIDDIKKKMDMMSRRYLQNSRYTIQVDWIPYMDEIASLIKAKPNLMLLFFTNIKLFWKCFWGPCLPYQYRLEGPHSWQGARGAILFKKERLLGALKTTDKTGN, from the exons atgtcaaatttaaaaAAGATCTGTATCATTGGCGGGGGGTCCAGCGGATTGACCTCCATTAAAGCTTGTTTAGAAGAAGGATTAAAGCCAATATGCTTTGAAAAAACTGACAAGATCGGTGGTTTATGGCGTTATCGTGATGATGACACCGATGGATTAGCTTCAGTGATGAAGTCTACAATAATCAACAGTAGCAAAGAAATGAGTGCCTACAGTGACTTCCCTCCTCCAAAAGAATTCCCTAACTACATGCACAACAGCTACATGATCAGGTACATCGAAATGTACGCTGAAGAGTTCGACCTGGTTCGACACATTCATTTTAGACACGAGATCTTAAAGGTTGAAGAAAACCACGATTTTGACGAAACTGGGCGCTGGAAAGTTACAATTCGGAACATTGAAGAAGACCGAAGTTTTGAAGATGTTTTTGATGGTGTTATGGTGTGTACTGGACACCACGTGTTTCCTCATATCCCTAGCTTCCCAGGAATGGAGAAATTCAAAGGAAAAATACTTCACACCCATAGTTACAAGAAACCTGATGGATTTAGCGATAAgaaggttgttgttgttggtattgGAAACTCTGGAGGGGACGTGGCTGTGGAGCTCAGTCAAATCGCTGATAAA GTATATTTAAGTACTAGACGTGGTTGCTGGATCATTCACCGAGTCGGACCTAATGGTTCACCCTTCGATGCTGCGTTCCTTCGTCGCTACTGGAATATGATTTGGCAAAGTATTCCATTTACACTATTGTGTTACTTTGCGGAGAGGTATATTAATAAGCGCTTTAACCATGAGACTTACAACATAAAGCCTGATCACCGTATATTTGGGCAACACCCAATGGTCAATGATGCTCTACCTAATAGGATACTGAGTGGAACTGTAATAATGAAAGGGAACATTAAAGAATTTACTCAGAATGGAGTTATCTTTGAAGGTGAGGAAAAGGAACACGAAGTGGATGTTGTAATTTTAGCCACTggatataacattaaatttccaTTTGTTGacgaaaatatattttcttttaagaacAACGAAGTGGATCTTTACAAATACGTTGTTTCTCCCAAGTTAAAGCACCCATCTCTTGCCTTCATTGCTTTGGCACAGACCGTTGGCGCGTTACTTCCTGTTGGTGAAATTCAGGCTCGCTGGTTCGCCCTTTTAATGACAAAGAAAGTGAAGCTTCCGTCTGTTGAAGAGATGATCAGTGATATTCAGAAAAAGCGTGATGATATAGCtaaaaagtattttgaaagtTCGCGAAATACTATACAGGTTGAATGGATACCGTATATGGACGAGATCTCTTCAATCATTAATGCTAAACCTAGGCTTCTACATTTGTTGCTGACGGACCCTGTTCTAGTTTGGTGCTGTATCTTTGAACCTTGTCTTCCCTACCAGTATCGGTTGAACGGTCCTCATTCATGGGCTGGAGCCAGAAATGCCATTATGACCTACGAAGATCGCGTAATTGGAGCTCTAAAGACACGTAATTCAAGCAAGACAAAGGAACCGGGTCAATATTCAGGGATGTGGAAATTCCTGAATATCATTTTATATCTGATTCTGACACTATTCGTAATTTATATGATTTTCTA TTTATGGTATCGTCCAAGACATTTAAGAAAAATGGACATGAACAAAAAGATCTGTATTATTGGCGGGGGGTCCAGCGGATTGACCTCCATTAAAGCTTGTTTAGAAGAAGGATTAAAGCCAATATGCTTTGAAAAAACTGACAAGATCGGTGGTTTATGGCGTTATCGTGATGATGACACCGATGGATTAGCTTCAGTGATGAAGTCTACAATAATCAACAGTAGCAAAGAAATGAGTGCCTACAGTGACTTCCCTCCTCCAAAAGAATTCCCTAACTACATGCACAACAGCTACATGATCAGGTACATCGAAATGTACGCTGAAGAGTTCGACCTGGTTCGACACATTCATTTTAGACACGAGATCTTAAAGGTTGAAGAAAACCACGATTTTGACGAAACTGGGCGCTGGAAAGTTACAATTCGGAACATTGAAGAAGACCGAAGTTTTGAAGATGTTTTTGATGGTGTTATGGTGTGTACTGGACACCACGTGTTTCCTCATATCCCTAGCTTCCCAGGAATGGAGAAATTCAAGGGAAAAATACTTCACACCCATAGTTACAAGAAACCTGATGGATTTGGCGATAAgaaggttgttgttgttggtattgGAAACTCTGGAGGGGACGTGGCTGTGGAGCTCAGTCAAATCGCTGATAAA GTATTTTTAAGCACAAGAAGTGGATCTTGGATAATCCAGCGAGTTGGACCAAAAGGAAAACCGTTTGATGATAGGTATCTTAGACGGTCATGGAATGTCATTTGGCTCCACGGTCCTTACAAACTGATGAACTATTTAACAGAAAGACATTTGAACAAGAAGTTTGACCATGCTGCCTACTGTCTTAAACCAAAACATCGCATCTTTGAACAACATCCAATGATCAACGATGCCTTACCAAACAGAATTCTGAGCGGAACCGTAATAATAAAATCTGATATTAAAGAATTTACTGAAAATGGAGTCATTTTTGAGGGGGAGAAGAAAGAGCAAGAGGTTGACGTTGTAATATTAGCCACAGGATACAAAATTGAGTTTCCATTTCTCGACTCcaaaatattatctgttcagAATAACAAAGTGGAGCTGTACAAATTTGTAATCCCCCCTTATCTAAAGCATCATTCGCTTGGTATTATAGCTTTAACCCAGCCCGTGGGGTCCTTGCTTCCAATAGGTGAAATACAAGCTCGATGGTTTGCTCTCTTGATGGCAAATAAGATACATTTACCTCCACTGGATCAGATGATAGacgatataaaaaaaaagatggatATGATGAGCAGACGCTATTTACAAAATTCTCGTTACACCATCCAGGTTGACTGGATACCTTACATGGATGAAATTGCATCTCTTATAAAAGCTAAACCTAATCTGAtgcttttgtttttcacaaatattaaattattttggaaaTGTTTTTGGGGTCCCTGTCTGCCATACCAGTATCGTCTTGAAGGTCCTCATTCATGGCAAGGTGCAAGAGgagctattttatttaaaaaagaacgaCTTCTGGGAGCACTGAAAACCACTGATAAAACTGGAAACTAA